DNA sequence from the Terriglobia bacterium genome:
GTTGAGCTGGGGGAAACCGCTGAAATACCGACGACAGGCGAAAAAATACCGTTCGTTCCGTTTCTGGGAATCGGCCCACGCCGGTACCTTGACTTCTTTTCGATGGAGATGGGAAACGGTTCGCGGCGCGTGCGCAAAGACGATGATGGCTTTGGTTTGTATACGGATTTTAAGCGGTCCGGAGCGCGTGGGCCACGTGTACCGCTCTTGCCAACATCGTATATTGAGCGCGAAGAACTTGCTGTGAAGGAAATTCATGAGACAATGGAGCGGCTTGAAGGTGGGTTGTTATGGCGATGAGGAGGAATGAATCCGACGAAAGCAGCAGAACACACTGGCGATTTGTTGCGGATGTCTCAAGAAATGTTGACACGTGGCCAGCATGGAAAAAGCGTGGCCTGGAAGAAGGCACTCGCGCCGCGTCACGCTCAGAGCGCACCGCGAATTGCTCAAAAGAACGGGTTGAAAGTAACGACGATCATACGTAGGGAAGTTTTTGCATTACGCGCTCCGGCCGCGCGAGAAACGAGCGGACCGAATCGGCGTTCATCCTCCCTTACTCCTTATCTGCACACTCGTGTGTTTGGGGAGGGATTCGATGAGGAAGATCAAGTTTCTAACCATATTCCTGCTGCTCGCCGGCTTGGCGGCGTGGGGGCAGACGCGGACGCTATCGGAAGGCACGCAGATCAAGGTGCGCACCGACACGGCGATTCCGGCGCATCCCACGGCTGGCGCGGTGTATACCGCCACCGTCAGCGACGACGTGCCGGACACTTCCGGCAACATTGCCATTCCACGGGGCAGCCGCGCGCGCCTGATTGCAGAGCCGACCAATGACGGCGACGACACCGTGCTCGATCTGCGCTCCGTCAGCGTTGGTGGCACGCGGTATGACCTTGCCGCGGCGGGCGGCGGCAAGAGCACAGGCGGCGCTGGACTGGGCGCCAACACCCGCACCGCCAAATATGTCGGCGGCGGGGCCGCGGTTGGAGCCGTCTTAGGAGCATTGTTTGGCGGCGGCAAGGGCGCGGCCATCGGCGCCTTAGCCGGCGGCGGCGCAGGCGCGGGCGCGCAAGTCCTAACGGGAAAGAAAAAAGGCCTGCCCGCGGAAACGCAACTCAGTTACAAGCTGGCGCAGAACCTGACGCTCCGCCGGGTGGCACACTCCGGCAGATGGTAGAACGTCCGACTCAGTAACAGGCGCTAGGCTTCAGGCAGAGTGGTCTGCGCCTAGTGTTTGTTTATGAGCGCGGTCGGGCCGAAGAAATGAAGGAGGACGCCAAGCAGTTTTCTGATTTCTCCAGATCAGCGCTCCGCAGGCAACGCTTGCTTCTGCCAGCCTGCGAGGCCGTCCTGGTACACGACGACTTTCGTGTAGCCGTGGCCGAGCAGGACTCGTCCGACGGCGCGGCTGGCGGCGCAAACATCGGACTTGCCGCCGCCGCCACCTTCGTACAGGACAATGGTTTTGTCGCGCGGCAATTCGGTGGCGCGGCGCTGCGCTTCCAGCAGCGGAAGGTTGGCAGCGCCCTGGATGTGGGACTTGCGGAAGTCGTCGACCGAGCGCACGTCGACGAAGACCGAGCCTTCGTGGAACAGCTTCTCGGCCTCGGCGGTGTGGATCATCGCCGGCTCGGGCCCTTGGGGCGCGTCCTCGCTGCAGTCGATGGAGTTGCCCTCGATGTTGAGGAACCCGCTCGACCCGCTGCCCAATCCTGCGCCGGTGGCCGAGGTTGCTGTCATGGTTTTCTTAGTCTCCTTCGTCGCCTTGCGTTCCGCTGGCGGCGCGGCGCTGGTTGCGGCAGTTGGAGCAGGCGGAGAAGCTCCCGCGAGCGCCTGGTTCAGTAACTGCTCGAATTTTGCAGTTTCGGGCGCGCCGACAATGCGCTGCCGTCCGAGAAAAAATGTCGGCGTGCCTCGAACTCCCAGCGCGCTCCCGTCTTCGCTGTCGCGCTGGATGATGGCGCGCGTCGCACCGCTGCTTAAGCACGATTTGAACTTCGTGACATCGAGCCCGAGTTCTCCGGCGTAGCGCTCCAGCGATTCGTCCTTGAGATCGCCGTTGGCCGCGTAGAAGCGGTCCAGCGCTTCCCAGAACTTGCCCTGCTGCGCCGCGCACTCGCTGGCTTCCGCGGAGTGGAGCGCGTACTGGTGGACTTTTTCCAGGGGAAATTGCCGGAAGACGAAGCGCACGCGATCGCCGTAACGCTTTCGCAATTCGCGCATCTCGGGCCCCGCCGCGGCGCACGACGGGCACTGCAGGTCGCCGAACTCGACCAATGTCACCGCCGCATGTGCACTGCCGGTGATGTGGCTGTCAGGACGCACCAGCCGCTCGACGATCTCAGTCGAGGTCGGCTCAGGCGCGTGTATCGGCGCTTCGGCGTGCTGTTGCAGCCAGGTGAAGGCGCGCGCGCCCACCGCGATCGCCAGCACCAGCACGAGCGTGTGCCGCCAAAACGCAGTGCGGGCCTGAGCGCGGTCGTCGAAGCGTGCGCGCAACAGCGTGAGCGAGAGAATAAAGATCAGCGTGACAGCGATTGCTTGCACCACGCACCAGACGCACCAGGCATGGATGACGAAGGCTTCAATGGCTGTCAAAGCAGCCGAGACGACGACGCCCGCGCCGGCGATCACGGTGGTGGCGCGCCGCAGCCAAGTGGCGCGGGAGAACATTGGCTCGACAAAGATGAGCAGTGCGAACACGCCGTACATCGCAACTCCGAAAAGCGGAGTCGGAACGCCAGCAATCTGGGCGAAGCGGCTGGCGCGGACCTCGTCACAGCCGCTGCCCAGGCACACCATCGCGTGCGCCGGCGAGGCGTACACCCAGAGAAGGTAGAGGGAGTCGAACAGGCCGAGCAGAGCGAGCGCGAATGTGAGCGAGCGACGCACGGGATTCTCTCCATTCTAACGAAATGCTGCGATGGTGGCTTCCGTGCGCGTAGCTGGCAGTCGGTAGCTGGAGGCTCGGCAGATACAAGCTACCTGCTACCCGTCCAAGGCGCTTCGCATTCGTCCCAGGGGGCTTCTACGCGGGGCGGGGGCCCAGTACAATG
Encoded proteins:
- a CDS encoding thioredoxin domain-containing protein; this encodes MRRSLTFALALLGLFDSLYLLWVYASPAHAMVCLGSGCDEVRASRFAQIAGVPTPLFGVAMYGVFALLIFVEPMFSRATWLRRATTVIAGAGVVVSAALTAIEAFVIHAWCVWCVVQAIAVTLIFILSLTLLRARFDDRAQARTAFWRHTLVLVLAIAVGARAFTWLQQHAEAPIHAPEPTSTEIVERLVRPDSHITGSAHAAVTLVEFGDLQCPSCAAAGPEMRELRKRYGDRVRFVFRQFPLEKVHQYALHSAEASECAAQQGKFWEALDRFYAANGDLKDESLERYAGELGLDVTKFKSCLSSGATRAIIQRDSEDGSALGVRGTPTFFLGRQRIVGAPETAKFEQLLNQALAGASPPAPTAATSAAPPAERKATKETKKTMTATSATGAGLGSGSSGFLNIEGNSIDCSEDAPQGPEPAMIHTAEAEKLFHEGSVFVDVRSVDDFRKSHIQGAANLPLLEAQRRATELPRDKTIVLYEGGGGGKSDVCAASRAVGRVLLGHGYTKVVVYQDGLAGWQKQALPAER